A genome region from Salvia splendens isolate huo1 chromosome 19, SspV2, whole genome shotgun sequence includes the following:
- the LOC121779842 gene encoding beta-galactosidase-like isoform X1, with translation MSLKIAFLFGVLVLLSSCGKASVSYDHKAISINGQRKILISGSIHYPRSTPEMWPDLIRKAKEGGLDVIETYVFWNGHEPEPGKYYFGGRYDLVKFIKLVQQAGLYVNLRIGPYACAEWNFGGFPVWLKYVKGISFRTDNGPFKAAMQKFTTKIVNMMKAERLYQTQGGPIILSQIENEYGPMEYELGAPGRAYAQWAAKMAVGLGTGVPWIMCKQDDAPDPVINTCNGFYCDYFSPNKAYTPKIWTEAWTGWFTEFGGAVPYRPAEDLAYSVARFIQKGGSLINYYMYHGGTNFGRTAGGPFIATSYDYDAPLDEYGLLRQPKWGHLRDLHRAIKLCEPALISGDPTVMSLGHNQEAHVFRSKNGACAAFLANYDQHSYATVSLWNRHYNLPPWSISILPDCKNTVYNTARIGAQSAQMKMTPINRGFNWQSYIEDTASSYDERSFTLVGLREQINTTWDKSDYLWYTTDVRVDSHEGFLKGGKWPVLTVNSAGHALHVFINGQLSGTTYGSQDRPKLTFSKGVNLRAGVNKISLLSIAVGLPNVGPHFETWNAGVLGPVSLTGLNGGRRDLTWQKWTYKVGLKGESLSLNSLSGISNVEWVEGSYVAQRQPLTWYKTTFNAPGGNEPLALDLNTMSKGQIWINGESIGRYWNQYKASGSCGECNYAGWFNQKKCLRNCGEASQRWYHVPRSWLRPTGNLLVVFEEWGGNPSGITLTKREVASVCSDIYEWQPTLVNYQLQASGKVDKPLRPKAHLSCDAGQKISSIKFASFGTPQGSCGNFRQGSCHAFHSYDVFEKYCIGQTSCTVPVTPQIFGGDPCPSVMKKLSVEVVCS, from the exons ATGAGTTTAAAGATTGCATTTTTATTTGGTGTGTTGGTTTTGCTGAGCTCTTGTGGCAAAGCTTCTGTTTCATATGATCATAAGGCCATTTCCATTAATGGGCAGAGAAAGATTCTCATCTCTGGCTCCATTCACTATCCAAGGAGCACACCTGAG ATGTGGCCGGATCTTATTCGGAAGGCTAAAGAAGGTGGCTTGGATGTAATTGAGACTTATGTTTTCTGGAATGGGCATGAGCCTGAGCCAGGAAAG tattattttggaGGAAGATATGATTTGGTGAAGTTTATCAAGCTGGTGCAACAAGCAGGCCTTTATGTTAATCTCAGAATTGGACCCTATGCCTGTGCTGAATGGAACTTTGG TGGCTTTCCAGTTTGGCTAAAGTATGTCAAAGGCATAAGTTTCAGAACTGACAATGGGCCTTTTAAG GCTGCAATGCAAAAGTTCACTACCAAGATTGTTAATATGATGAAGGCTGAGAGGCTGTATCAAACTCAAGGCGGTCCGATTATACTGTCGCAG ATTGAAAATGAGTACGGACCAATGGAGTATGAGCTCGGTGCACCTGGCCGTGCTTACGCACAGTGGGCAGCCAAAATGGCGGTGGGTCTTGGCACTGGTGTTCCGTGGATCATGTGCAAGCAAGACGATGCCCCCGACCCTGTT ATCAATACGTGTAATGGTTTCTATTGTGACTATTTCTCTCCAAATAAGGCATATACGCCCAAAATATGGACTGAAGCATGGACTGGATG GTTTACTGAATTTGGCGGTGCAGTTCCATACCGACCAGCTGAAGATTTGGCGTATTCTGTTGCAAGATTTATTCAGAAAGGGGGCTCCCTCATTAACTATTATATG TATCATGGAGGAACGAACTTTGGCAGGACAGCCGGTGGTCCATTTATTGCAACCAGTTACGACTATGATGCACCTCTTGATGAGTACG GGCTGCTGAGGCAGCCGAAATGGGGTCATCTAAGAGATTTGCATAGGGCAATTAAACTCTGTGAGCCAGCTCTGATTTCTGGGGATCCGACTGTCATGTCACTCGGACACAACCAAGAG GCTCATGTTTTCAGGTCGAAAAATGGAGCTTGTGCAGCTTTTCTTGCAAACTACGACCAACATTCATATGCAACTGTCTCCCTCTGGAATAGGCATTACAACTTGCCTCCTTGGTCCATCAGCATCCTTCCCGACTGCAAGAACACTGTTTACAACACGGCAAGG ATTGGTGCTCAAAGTGCACAAATGAAGATGACCCCTATCAACAGAGGATTTAACTGGCAATCATATATTGAAGATACAGCCTCATCTTATGATGAGAGGTCGTTTACACTGGTTGGATTAAGGGAGCAGATCAATACAACCTGGGATAAATCTGATTATCTGTGGTATACTACAGA TGTGAGGGTCGATTCTCATGAAGGGTTTCTGAAAGGCGGCAAGTGGCCTGTTCTTACTGTCAATTCTGCAGGCCATGCCTTGCATGTATTCATCAATGGTCAATTATCAG GAACTACCTATGGAAGTCAAGATAGGCCTAAGCTAACTTTCAGTAAAGGTGTGAATCTAAGAGCAGGTGTTAACAAAATCTCTCTGCTGAGCATTGCGGTTGGGCTCCCG AACGTGGGGCCTCATTTCGAGACGTGGAATGCTGGTGTCCTAGGCCCTGTTTCACTAACTGGCCTTAACGGAGGGAGAAGAGACTTGACATGGCAGAAATGGACTTACAAG GTTGGTCTGAAGGGGGAATCTCTAAGTCTTAATTCGCTCAGTGGAATCTCGAATGTTGAGTGGGTTGAAGGTTCCTACGTTGCACAAAGGCAGCCGTTAACATGGTACAAG ACGACTTTCAATGCTCCGGGAGGAAACGAGCCGTTGGCTTTAGATTTGAACACGATGAGTAAAGGTCAGATATGGATCAATGGTGAGAGCATCGGGCGCTACTGGAATCAATACAAAGCATCCGGCAGCTGTGGTGAATGCAACTATGCCGGTTGGTTCAATCAAAAGAAATGCCTAAGAAACTGCGGTGAAGCTTCTCAAAGATG GTACCATGTTCCTCGCTCCTGGCTTCGCCCAACTGGCAATCTTCTCGTTGTCTTTGAGGAATGGGGAGGTAATCCAAGCGGCATCACTCTAACAAAACGAGAAGTAGCAAGTGTATGCTCGGACATATACGAGTGGCAGCCAACCCTAGTGAACTATCAGCTACAAGCATCAGGAAAAGTGGACAAACCATTGAGGCCAAAAGCTCACCTCTCTTGTGATGCAGGGCAGAAGATCTCATCCATCAAATTTGCTAGCTTTGGAACGCCTCAGGGCTCCTGTGGCAACTTCCGACAGGGAAGCTGCCATGCATTCCATTCCTACGACGTTTTTGAGAAG TACTGCATCGGCCAAACTTCTTGCACGGTGCCCGTGACACCCCAGATCTTTGGAGGTGACCCATGTCCAAGTGTGATGAAAAAGCTCTCTGTGGAGGTCGTCTGCAGTTGA
- the LOC121779843 gene encoding transmembrane 9 superfamily member 7-like isoform X3 produces MREEQSCTVTCRIVLSAQDAKDFKEKIDDDYRAYMILDDLPVVVRRKSLDGSRSTVYQHGFEVGFKALYAGTDEVYSYYITNHLSFKVMYHRGEEANSARIVGFEVTPNSIKHEVQWDYTNRLNVSTCNNSTRYLFEEGGVSLQEVYAGADIIFSYDVVYKESEIEWASRWDAYLLINDGQIHWFSIANSLLIMLFFCGTVATIMIRTLRKGIASYDQLESKDEAHEEMGWKLLHGDVFRPPLNLEVVCACAGSGLQMLGTTLATMIFALLGCFSYFNHGWLMTAMVLLWLLMSFFGGYSSARLQKMFKTTDWKRSGLKTALLLPGIVLSVFFAVRTLIWGEMLSSGIPFGTVLALSILWFGVSGPLVFLGGYFGNRKTSIEALVETCKIPRKIPKQRWYLRPIFSILMAGILPFVSVLIEARFIQTYLLMNQLCFMFGFLLAIFVVLMILCAEIAVVFCYLQLCSEDYNWWWRAFLNGGSPAFYLFVYSVFFLFTKWEIIIRVCGIWYAGYIFIVLCAVLVVTGSVGFYACLWFVRMIYSSVKIE; encoded by the exons ATGAGAGAGGAGCAATCCTGCACAGTGACTTGCAGAATTGTCCTAAGTGCTCAAGATGCGAAGGATTTTAAGGAAAAAATTGATGACGATTACCGAGCATATAT GATTCTAGACGACCTTCCTGTAGTTGTACGTAGGAAAAGTCTAGATGGAAGTCGATCAACTGTCTACCAGCATGGTTTTGAAGTTGGATTCAAGGCATTATACGCAGGG ACTGATGAAGTGTATTCATATTATATCACTAATCACTTAAGTTTCAAAGTGATGTATCATAGAGGTGAAGAAGCTAATTCTGCTAGAATTGTGGGGTTTGAAGTTACTCCTAACAG CATTAAGCACGAGGTCCAGTGGGATTATACTAATAGATTGAATGTGTCGAcatgcaacaacagcaccagatATTTGTTTGAAGAGGGTGGTGTTTCTCTACAGGAAGTTTATGCAGGCGCAGATATCATATTTTCATATGATGTTGTCTACAAG GAGAGTGAGATCGAGTGGGCATCAAGGTGGGATGCCTACCTCTTGATCAATGATGGACAAATCCACTGGTTCTCAATTGCCAACTCCTTGTTGATCATGCTCTTCTTCTGTGGCACGGTGGCAACGATCATGATACGGACTCTGCGCAAGGGCATTGCAAGCTATGATCAACTGGAAAGCAAAGACGAAGCTCATGAAGAAATGGGGTGGAAGCTGCTCCATGGAGATGTTTTCAGACCTCCTTTGAATTTGGAAGTGGTTTGTGCTTGTGCAGGATCCGGACTTCAGATGCTTGGGACGACGCTAGCAACAATGATCTTTGCGTTGCTAGGCTGCTTCTCCTATTTCAACCATGGATGGCTCATGACTGCCATGGTTTTGCTATGGCTTCTCATGAGCTTCTTTGGTGGCTATTCCTCTGCCCGTCTCCAAAAAATGTTCAAGACCACAGACTGGAAGAGGAGTGGCTTGAAAACAGCGCTCCTCCTCCCCGGTATTGTTCTCTCAGTGTTCTTTGCAGTGAGAACTCTCATTTGGGGTGAAATGTTATCTTCGGGCATACCCTTTGGAACAGTGCTTGCACTTTCGATCCTGTGGTTTGGAGTTTCAGGTCCATTAGTGTTTCTTGGTGGCTATTTTGGTAACAGAAAGACTTCCATTGAAGCTCTGGTGGAAACATGTAAGATCCCAAGAAAGATTCCTAAACAGCGATGGTACCTCAGACCTATCTTTTCTATACTAATGGCAGGCATTCTTCCGTTTGTATCGGTTCTCATTGAGGCTCGATTCATCCAGACGTACCTATTGATGAACCAGTTGTGTTTCATGTTCGGCTTCCTCTTAGCAATCTTTGTTGTCTTGATGATATTGTGCGCTGAGATAGCAGTGGTCTTCTGCTATCTGCAGTTGTGCAGTGAAGACTACAATTGGTGGTGGAGAGCTTTCTTGAATGGTGGCTCCCCTGCATTCTACCTTTTTGTATACTCAGTTTTCTTCCTGTTCACGAAGTGGGAGATCATAATCCGGGTATGTGGGATTTGGTACGCAGGGTATATATTTATCGTGCTGTGTGCTGTCCTCGTGGTGACTGGCTCAGTCGGCTTCTATGCCTGCTTATGGTTTGTCAGGATGATCTATTCATCCGTTAAGATTGAGTGA
- the LOC121779843 gene encoding transmembrane 9 superfamily member 7-like isoform X1 gives MYHRDEEANSARIVGFEVTPKSIKHEIQWDYTNRLNVSTSNNSTRYMFEEGGVSLQEVYAGADIIFSYDVVYKGDELQVKVNKLFSAKTLLPYDYYYLKNCRPPTIRDAAQNFGQVLRGDRTSVYTFHMREEQSCTVTCRIVLSAQDAKDFKEKIDDDYRAYMILDDLPVVVRRKSLDGSRSTVYQHGFEVGFKALYAGTDEVYSYYITNHLSFKVMYHRGEEANSARIVGFEVTPNSIKHEVQWDYTNRLNVSTCNNSTRYLFEEGGVSLQEVYAGADIIFSYDVVYKESEIEWASRWDAYLLINDGQIHWFSIANSLLIMLFFCGTVATIMIRTLRKGIASYDQLESKDEAHEEMGWKLLHGDVFRPPLNLEVVCACAGSGLQMLGTTLATMIFALLGCFSYFNHGWLMTAMVLLWLLMSFFGGYSSARLQKMFKTTDWKRSGLKTALLLPGIVLSVFFAVRTLIWGEMLSSGIPFGTVLALSILWFGVSGPLVFLGGYFGNRKTSIEALVETCKIPRKIPKQRWYLRPIFSILMAGILPFVSVLIEARFIQTYLLMNQLCFMFGFLLAIFVVLMILCAEIAVVFCYLQLCSEDYNWWWRAFLNGGSPAFYLFVYSVFFLFTKWEIIIRVCGIWYAGYIFIVLCAVLVVTGSVGFYACLWFVRMIYSSVKIE, from the exons ATGTATCATAGAGATGAAGAAGCTAATTCTGCTAGAATTGTGGGGTTTGAAGTTACTCCTAAAAG CATTAAGCACGAGATCCAGTGGGATTATACTAATAGATTGAACGTGTCGACaagcaacaacagcaccagatACATGTTTGAAGAGGGCGGTGTTTCTCTACAGGAAGTTTATGCAGGCGCAGATATCATATTTTCATATGATGTTGTCTACAAG GGTGATGAACTTCAAGTGAAAGTGAACAAGCTGTTCTCTGCAAAGACACTACTTCCATATGACTATTACTACTTGAAAAACTGCAGGCCGCCGACAATCAGAGATGCTGCTCAAAACTTTGGACAAGTTCTTCGTGGTGACCGTACTTCTGTTTATACA TTCCATATGAGAGAGGAGCAATCCTGCACAGTGACTTGCAGAATTGTCCTAAGTGCTCAAGATGCGAAGGATTTTAAGGAAAAAATTGATGACGATTACCGAGCATATAT GATTCTAGACGACCTTCCTGTAGTTGTACGTAGGAAAAGTCTAGATGGAAGTCGATCAACTGTCTACCAGCATGGTTTTGAAGTTGGATTCAAGGCATTATACGCAGGG ACTGATGAAGTGTATTCATATTATATCACTAATCACTTAAGTTTCAAAGTGATGTATCATAGAGGTGAAGAAGCTAATTCTGCTAGAATTGTGGGGTTTGAAGTTACTCCTAACAG CATTAAGCACGAGGTCCAGTGGGATTATACTAATAGATTGAATGTGTCGAcatgcaacaacagcaccagatATTTGTTTGAAGAGGGTGGTGTTTCTCTACAGGAAGTTTATGCAGGCGCAGATATCATATTTTCATATGATGTTGTCTACAAG GAGAGTGAGATCGAGTGGGCATCAAGGTGGGATGCCTACCTCTTGATCAATGATGGACAAATCCACTGGTTCTCAATTGCCAACTCCTTGTTGATCATGCTCTTCTTCTGTGGCACGGTGGCAACGATCATGATACGGACTCTGCGCAAGGGCATTGCAAGCTATGATCAACTGGAAAGCAAAGACGAAGCTCATGAAGAAATGGGGTGGAAGCTGCTCCATGGAGATGTTTTCAGACCTCCTTTGAATTTGGAAGTGGTTTGTGCTTGTGCAGGATCCGGACTTCAGATGCTTGGGACGACGCTAGCAACAATGATCTTTGCGTTGCTAGGCTGCTTCTCCTATTTCAACCATGGATGGCTCATGACTGCCATGGTTTTGCTATGGCTTCTCATGAGCTTCTTTGGTGGCTATTCCTCTGCCCGTCTCCAAAAAATGTTCAAGACCACAGACTGGAAGAGGAGTGGCTTGAAAACAGCGCTCCTCCTCCCCGGTATTGTTCTCTCAGTGTTCTTTGCAGTGAGAACTCTCATTTGGGGTGAAATGTTATCTTCGGGCATACCCTTTGGAACAGTGCTTGCACTTTCGATCCTGTGGTTTGGAGTTTCAGGTCCATTAGTGTTTCTTGGTGGCTATTTTGGTAACAGAAAGACTTCCATTGAAGCTCTGGTGGAAACATGTAAGATCCCAAGAAAGATTCCTAAACAGCGATGGTACCTCAGACCTATCTTTTCTATACTAATGGCAGGCATTCTTCCGTTTGTATCGGTTCTCATTGAGGCTCGATTCATCCAGACGTACCTATTGATGAACCAGTTGTGTTTCATGTTCGGCTTCCTCTTAGCAATCTTTGTTGTCTTGATGATATTGTGCGCTGAGATAGCAGTGGTCTTCTGCTATCTGCAGTTGTGCAGTGAAGACTACAATTGGTGGTGGAGAGCTTTCTTGAATGGTGGCTCCCCTGCATTCTACCTTTTTGTATACTCAGTTTTCTTCCTGTTCACGAAGTGGGAGATCATAATCCGGGTATGTGGGATTTGGTACGCAGGGTATATATTTATCGTGCTGTGTGCTGTCCTCGTGGTGACTGGCTCAGTCGGCTTCTATGCCTGCTTATGGTTTGTCAGGATGATCTATTCATCCGTTAAGATTGAGTGA
- the LOC121779842 gene encoding beta-galactosidase 1-like isoform X2, whose translation MQKFTTKIVNMMKAERLYQTQGGPIILSQIENEYGPMEYELGAPGRAYAQWAAKMAVGLGTGVPWIMCKQDDAPDPVINTCNGFYCDYFSPNKAYTPKIWTEAWTGWFTEFGGAVPYRPAEDLAYSVARFIQKGGSLINYYMYHGGTNFGRTAGGPFIATSYDYDAPLDEYGLLRQPKWGHLRDLHRAIKLCEPALISGDPTVMSLGHNQEAHVFRSKNGACAAFLANYDQHSYATVSLWNRHYNLPPWSISILPDCKNTVYNTARIGAQSAQMKMTPINRGFNWQSYIEDTASSYDERSFTLVGLREQINTTWDKSDYLWYTTDVRVDSHEGFLKGGKWPVLTVNSAGHALHVFINGQLSGTTYGSQDRPKLTFSKGVNLRAGVNKISLLSIAVGLPNVGPHFETWNAGVLGPVSLTGLNGGRRDLTWQKWTYKVGLKGESLSLNSLSGISNVEWVEGSYVAQRQPLTWYKTTFNAPGGNEPLALDLNTMSKGQIWINGESIGRYWNQYKASGSCGECNYAGWFNQKKCLRNCGEASQRWYHVPRSWLRPTGNLLVVFEEWGGNPSGITLTKREVASVCSDIYEWQPTLVNYQLQASGKVDKPLRPKAHLSCDAGQKISSIKFASFGTPQGSCGNFRQGSCHAFHSYDVFEKYCIGQTSCTVPVTPQIFGGDPCPSVMKKLSVEVVCS comes from the exons ATGCAAAAGTTCACTACCAAGATTGTTAATATGATGAAGGCTGAGAGGCTGTATCAAACTCAAGGCGGTCCGATTATACTGTCGCAG ATTGAAAATGAGTACGGACCAATGGAGTATGAGCTCGGTGCACCTGGCCGTGCTTACGCACAGTGGGCAGCCAAAATGGCGGTGGGTCTTGGCACTGGTGTTCCGTGGATCATGTGCAAGCAAGACGATGCCCCCGACCCTGTT ATCAATACGTGTAATGGTTTCTATTGTGACTATTTCTCTCCAAATAAGGCATATACGCCCAAAATATGGACTGAAGCATGGACTGGATG GTTTACTGAATTTGGCGGTGCAGTTCCATACCGACCAGCTGAAGATTTGGCGTATTCTGTTGCAAGATTTATTCAGAAAGGGGGCTCCCTCATTAACTATTATATG TATCATGGAGGAACGAACTTTGGCAGGACAGCCGGTGGTCCATTTATTGCAACCAGTTACGACTATGATGCACCTCTTGATGAGTACG GGCTGCTGAGGCAGCCGAAATGGGGTCATCTAAGAGATTTGCATAGGGCAATTAAACTCTGTGAGCCAGCTCTGATTTCTGGGGATCCGACTGTCATGTCACTCGGACACAACCAAGAG GCTCATGTTTTCAGGTCGAAAAATGGAGCTTGTGCAGCTTTTCTTGCAAACTACGACCAACATTCATATGCAACTGTCTCCCTCTGGAATAGGCATTACAACTTGCCTCCTTGGTCCATCAGCATCCTTCCCGACTGCAAGAACACTGTTTACAACACGGCAAGG ATTGGTGCTCAAAGTGCACAAATGAAGATGACCCCTATCAACAGAGGATTTAACTGGCAATCATATATTGAAGATACAGCCTCATCTTATGATGAGAGGTCGTTTACACTGGTTGGATTAAGGGAGCAGATCAATACAACCTGGGATAAATCTGATTATCTGTGGTATACTACAGA TGTGAGGGTCGATTCTCATGAAGGGTTTCTGAAAGGCGGCAAGTGGCCTGTTCTTACTGTCAATTCTGCAGGCCATGCCTTGCATGTATTCATCAATGGTCAATTATCAG GAACTACCTATGGAAGTCAAGATAGGCCTAAGCTAACTTTCAGTAAAGGTGTGAATCTAAGAGCAGGTGTTAACAAAATCTCTCTGCTGAGCATTGCGGTTGGGCTCCCG AACGTGGGGCCTCATTTCGAGACGTGGAATGCTGGTGTCCTAGGCCCTGTTTCACTAACTGGCCTTAACGGAGGGAGAAGAGACTTGACATGGCAGAAATGGACTTACAAG GTTGGTCTGAAGGGGGAATCTCTAAGTCTTAATTCGCTCAGTGGAATCTCGAATGTTGAGTGGGTTGAAGGTTCCTACGTTGCACAAAGGCAGCCGTTAACATGGTACAAG ACGACTTTCAATGCTCCGGGAGGAAACGAGCCGTTGGCTTTAGATTTGAACACGATGAGTAAAGGTCAGATATGGATCAATGGTGAGAGCATCGGGCGCTACTGGAATCAATACAAAGCATCCGGCAGCTGTGGTGAATGCAACTATGCCGGTTGGTTCAATCAAAAGAAATGCCTAAGAAACTGCGGTGAAGCTTCTCAAAGATG GTACCATGTTCCTCGCTCCTGGCTTCGCCCAACTGGCAATCTTCTCGTTGTCTTTGAGGAATGGGGAGGTAATCCAAGCGGCATCACTCTAACAAAACGAGAAGTAGCAAGTGTATGCTCGGACATATACGAGTGGCAGCCAACCCTAGTGAACTATCAGCTACAAGCATCAGGAAAAGTGGACAAACCATTGAGGCCAAAAGCTCACCTCTCTTGTGATGCAGGGCAGAAGATCTCATCCATCAAATTTGCTAGCTTTGGAACGCCTCAGGGCTCCTGTGGCAACTTCCGACAGGGAAGCTGCCATGCATTCCATTCCTACGACGTTTTTGAGAAG TACTGCATCGGCCAAACTTCTTGCACGGTGCCCGTGACACCCCAGATCTTTGGAGGTGACCCATGTCCAAGTGTGATGAAAAAGCTCTCTGTGGAGGTCGTCTGCAGTTGA
- the LOC121779843 gene encoding transmembrane 9 superfamily member 7-like isoform X2, producing MEQMPRITSFIFFFLLLITTATSAVAPRDFRRGDELQVKVNKLFSAKTLLPYDYYYLKNCRPPTIRDAAQNFGQVLRGDRTSVYTFHMREEQSCTVTCRIVLSAQDAKDFKEKIDDDYRAYMILDDLPVVVRRKSLDGSRSTVYQHGFEVGFKALYAGTDEVYSYYITNHLSFKVMYHRGEEANSARIVGFEVTPNSIKHEVQWDYTNRLNVSTCNNSTRYLFEEGGVSLQEVYAGADIIFSYDVVYKESEIEWASRWDAYLLINDGQIHWFSIANSLLIMLFFCGTVATIMIRTLRKGIASYDQLESKDEAHEEMGWKLLHGDVFRPPLNLEVVCACAGSGLQMLGTTLATMIFALLGCFSYFNHGWLMTAMVLLWLLMSFFGGYSSARLQKMFKTTDWKRSGLKTALLLPGIVLSVFFAVRTLIWGEMLSSGIPFGTVLALSILWFGVSGPLVFLGGYFGNRKTSIEALVETCKIPRKIPKQRWYLRPIFSILMAGILPFVSVLIEARFIQTYLLMNQLCFMFGFLLAIFVVLMILCAEIAVVFCYLQLCSEDYNWWWRAFLNGGSPAFYLFVYSVFFLFTKWEIIIRVCGIWYAGYIFIVLCAVLVVTGSVGFYACLWFVRMIYSSVKIE from the exons ATGGAACAAATGCCTCGGATTACGtcattcatcttcttctttcttctgcTCATCACAACTGCTACCTCCGCCGTTGCGCCTCGCGATTTTCGAAGA GGTGATGAACTTCAAGTGAAAGTGAACAAGCTGTTCTCTGCAAAGACACTACTTCCATATGACTATTACTACTTGAAAAACTGCAGGCCGCCGACAATCAGAGATGCTGCTCAAAACTTTGGACAAGTTCTTCGTGGTGACCGTACTTCTGTTTATACA TTCCATATGAGAGAGGAGCAATCCTGCACAGTGACTTGCAGAATTGTCCTAAGTGCTCAAGATGCGAAGGATTTTAAGGAAAAAATTGATGACGATTACCGAGCATATAT GATTCTAGACGACCTTCCTGTAGTTGTACGTAGGAAAAGTCTAGATGGAAGTCGATCAACTGTCTACCAGCATGGTTTTGAAGTTGGATTCAAGGCATTATACGCAGGG ACTGATGAAGTGTATTCATATTATATCACTAATCACTTAAGTTTCAAAGTGATGTATCATAGAGGTGAAGAAGCTAATTCTGCTAGAATTGTGGGGTTTGAAGTTACTCCTAACAG CATTAAGCACGAGGTCCAGTGGGATTATACTAATAGATTGAATGTGTCGAcatgcaacaacagcaccagatATTTGTTTGAAGAGGGTGGTGTTTCTCTACAGGAAGTTTATGCAGGCGCAGATATCATATTTTCATATGATGTTGTCTACAAG GAGAGTGAGATCGAGTGGGCATCAAGGTGGGATGCCTACCTCTTGATCAATGATGGACAAATCCACTGGTTCTCAATTGCCAACTCCTTGTTGATCATGCTCTTCTTCTGTGGCACGGTGGCAACGATCATGATACGGACTCTGCGCAAGGGCATTGCAAGCTATGATCAACTGGAAAGCAAAGACGAAGCTCATGAAGAAATGGGGTGGAAGCTGCTCCATGGAGATGTTTTCAGACCTCCTTTGAATTTGGAAGTGGTTTGTGCTTGTGCAGGATCCGGACTTCAGATGCTTGGGACGACGCTAGCAACAATGATCTTTGCGTTGCTAGGCTGCTTCTCCTATTTCAACCATGGATGGCTCATGACTGCCATGGTTTTGCTATGGCTTCTCATGAGCTTCTTTGGTGGCTATTCCTCTGCCCGTCTCCAAAAAATGTTCAAGACCACAGACTGGAAGAGGAGTGGCTTGAAAACAGCGCTCCTCCTCCCCGGTATTGTTCTCTCAGTGTTCTTTGCAGTGAGAACTCTCATTTGGGGTGAAATGTTATCTTCGGGCATACCCTTTGGAACAGTGCTTGCACTTTCGATCCTGTGGTTTGGAGTTTCAGGTCCATTAGTGTTTCTTGGTGGCTATTTTGGTAACAGAAAGACTTCCATTGAAGCTCTGGTGGAAACATGTAAGATCCCAAGAAAGATTCCTAAACAGCGATGGTACCTCAGACCTATCTTTTCTATACTAATGGCAGGCATTCTTCCGTTTGTATCGGTTCTCATTGAGGCTCGATTCATCCAGACGTACCTATTGATGAACCAGTTGTGTTTCATGTTCGGCTTCCTCTTAGCAATCTTTGTTGTCTTGATGATATTGTGCGCTGAGATAGCAGTGGTCTTCTGCTATCTGCAGTTGTGCAGTGAAGACTACAATTGGTGGTGGAGAGCTTTCTTGAATGGTGGCTCCCCTGCATTCTACCTTTTTGTATACTCAGTTTTCTTCCTGTTCACGAAGTGGGAGATCATAATCCGGGTATGTGGGATTTGGTACGCAGGGTATATATTTATCGTGCTGTGTGCTGTCCTCGTGGTGACTGGCTCAGTCGGCTTCTATGCCTGCTTATGGTTTGTCAGGATGATCTATTCATCCGTTAAGATTGAGTGA